The stretch of DNA ACGGAGCGGCGGGGAGATCGGCGGGGAGAGAGCATCGTTGGTCCCTTTCGGACGTGCGGAGGGTACGAGGGGTCAGCGGGCAGGGGCGGCGGCGCGACGGCCCGCTCTGGCGACGGCGATCTGGCGGGCCACGCGCGGGCCGAGCACGGACACCACGAGCAGCACGCCGGTGACGACGATCTGCGACTGCGCGGAGACGTTGAGCAGGCTCATCGCGTTCTGCAGGGCGCCGAGCAGGAAGACTCCGGCGATCGCGCCGCCGAGGGTGCCCTTGCCGCCGTCGAAGTCGATGCCGCCGAGCAGGACGGCCGCGACGACGGACAGTTCGAGGCCGGTGGCGTTGTCGTAGCGGGCGCTCGCGTAGTGCAGGGCCCAGAAGACGCCTGTGAGGGAGGCCATGAGCCCCGTGAAGACGAACAGCCACAGCTTGTGCCGCTTGACGCGGACACCGGCGAAGCGCGCCGCCTCCCCGTTGGCGCCGATCGCGAACAGCGAGCGTCCGAAGGGCGTGGCGTGCAGGACGACGACGGCGATCGCGAGCAGCGCGAGGAAGGGCAGGAACGCGTACGGCAGGAAGGTGTCGCCGATGCGTCCGGCGGCGAAGTCCAGGTACTGCGAGGGGAAGTCGGTCACGGCGTCGGAACCGAGGACGATCTGCGCGATGCCGCGGTAGGCGGCCATGGTGCCGATGGTCACGGCGAGCGAGGGAAGGCCGAGGCGGGTCACCAGGAGGCCGTTGACG from Streptomyces sp. BA2 encodes:
- a CDS encoding ABC transporter permease — its product is MADSNRLTLTRAVRWDTVVGALLVVLLLMSFSFVDGFGNALNLSFLIGNTLPIALIALPMTLLVVSGEIDLSVASTAGLSGAVMGALWNAGMAIETIIPLVLLIGVLCGLVNGLLVTRLGLPSLAVTIGTMAAYRGIAQIVLGSDAVTDFPSQYLDFAAGRIGDTFLPYAFLPFLALLAIAVVVLHATPFGRSLFAIGANGEAARFAGVRVKRHKLWLFVFTGLMASLTGVFWALHYASARYDNATGLELSVVAAVLLGGIDFDGGKGTLGGAIAGVFLLGALQNAMSLLNVSAQSQIVVTGVLLVVSVLGPRVARQIAVARAGRRAAAPAR